A part of Pantoea vagans genomic DNA contains:
- the pnp gene encoding polyribonucleotide nucleotidyltransferase, with amino-acid sequence MLNPIVRKFQYGQHTVTLETGMMARQATAAVMVSMDDTAVFVTVVGQKKSKPGQDFFPLTVNYQERTYAAGRIPGSFFRREGRPSEGETLISRLIDRPIRPLFPEGFVNEVQVIATVVSVNPQVHPDIVAMIGASAALALSGLPFNGPIGAARVGYINDQYILNPTADELKQSRLDLVVAGTQNAVLMVESEAEILSEEQMLGAVVFGHDQQQIVIENINALVAEAGKPRWDWQPEAANTPLISRVAALAEARISDAYRITDKQERYAQVGVIKDETIAALLAEDETLDGSEIGDIVHSLEKTVVRTRILNGEPRIDGREKDMIRGLDVRTGVLPRTHGSSLFTRGETQALVTATLGTTRDAQNLDELMGERTDSFLFHYNFPPYSVGETGMVGSPKRREIGHGRLAKRGVLAVMPKAEDFPYTVRVVSEITESNGSSSMASVCGASLALMDAGVPIKAAVAGIAMGLVKEDEKFVVLSDILGDEDHLGDMDFKVAGSREGITALQMDIKIEGITREIMQEALNQAKGARLHILGVMEQAISTPRTEISEFAPRIYTIKISSDKIKDVIGKGGSVIRALTEETGTTIEIEDDGTVKIAATDGLKAKEAIRRIEEITAEIEVGRIYSGKVTRIVDFGAFVAIGGGKEGLVHISQIADKRVEKVTDYLQMGQEVPVKVMEVDRQGRVRLSIKEATESKPQTEEAAAVTTPDAE; translated from the coding sequence TTGCTGAATCCGATCGTACGCAAATTCCAATATGGTCAACATACCGTCACGCTGGAAACCGGCATGATGGCTCGCCAGGCGACAGCCGCTGTGATGGTGAGCATGGACGATACTGCAGTGTTCGTCACTGTCGTAGGTCAGAAAAAATCTAAACCCGGTCAGGACTTCTTCCCACTGACCGTGAACTATCAGGAGCGTACTTACGCTGCTGGTCGTATCCCAGGCAGCTTCTTCCGTCGTGAAGGCCGTCCAAGCGAAGGCGAAACTCTGATTTCGCGTCTGATTGACCGCCCGATTCGCCCGCTGTTCCCGGAAGGCTTTGTTAACGAAGTCCAGGTTATTGCCACCGTGGTGTCTGTTAACCCACAGGTTCATCCGGACATCGTTGCAATGATTGGTGCCTCGGCTGCACTGGCGCTTTCTGGTCTGCCGTTTAATGGCCCGATTGGTGCTGCGCGTGTCGGTTACATCAACGATCAATATATTCTGAACCCAACCGCAGATGAGCTGAAACAGTCTCGTCTGGATCTGGTCGTTGCCGGTACGCAGAATGCCGTTCTGATGGTTGAATCTGAAGCTGAGATCCTGTCAGAAGAGCAGATGCTGGGCGCCGTGGTCTTTGGCCATGACCAGCAGCAGATCGTTATCGAAAACATCAATGCCCTGGTGGCTGAAGCCGGCAAACCACGCTGGGACTGGCAGCCAGAAGCGGCTAACACCCCGCTGATTTCTCGCGTTGCTGCCCTGGCAGAAGCGCGCATCAGCGATGCTTACCGCATCACTGACAAGCAGGAGCGTTACGCGCAGGTTGGCGTCATCAAAGACGAAACCATTGCTGCGCTGCTGGCTGAAGATGAAACGCTGGATGGTTCAGAAATCGGCGACATCGTGCATAGCCTCGAAAAAACCGTCGTTCGTACCCGCATCCTGAATGGCGAGCCACGTATCGATGGCCGTGAAAAAGACATGATCCGCGGTCTGGACGTGCGTACTGGCGTATTGCCACGTACTCACGGTTCATCACTGTTTACCCGTGGTGAGACGCAGGCACTGGTTACGGCAACGCTGGGTACTACCCGTGATGCGCAGAATCTGGATGAGCTGATGGGCGAACGTACCGACAGCTTCCTGTTCCATTACAACTTCCCTCCATACTCTGTCGGTGAAACCGGCATGGTCGGTTCGCCGAAGCGTCGTGAGATTGGTCACGGTCGTCTGGCGAAGCGCGGTGTGTTAGCGGTAATGCCTAAAGCGGAAGATTTCCCTTACACCGTGCGTGTGGTGTCTGAAATCACCGAATCTAACGGCTCCTCTTCGATGGCCTCTGTCTGTGGTGCCTCACTGGCGCTGATGGATGCAGGTGTGCCAATCAAAGCCGCCGTTGCCGGTATCGCAATGGGTCTGGTAAAAGAAGATGAGAAGTTTGTGGTTCTGTCAGACATCCTGGGCGACGAAGATCACCTGGGCGACATGGACTTCAAAGTAGCCGGTAGCCGTGAAGGTATCACCGCGCTGCAGATGGACATCAAAATCGAAGGCATCACGCGTGAAATCATGCAGGAAGCCCTGAACCAGGCCAAGGGTGCGCGTCTGCACATTCTGGGCGTCATGGAACAGGCTATCAGCACACCGCGTACTGAGATTTCTGAATTCGCTCCACGCATCTACACCATCAAAATCAGCTCTGACAAGATCAAAGATGTGATCGGTAAAGGCGGCTCAGTGATTCGTGCACTGACCGAAGAGACCGGCACGACGATTGAAATCGAAGATGACGGCACCGTGAAAATCGCGGCGACCGATGGTCTGAAAGCGAAAGAAGCGATTCGTCGTATCGAAGAGATCACTGCAGAAATCGAAGTGGGCCGCATTTACAGTGGTAAAGTGACCCGTATCGTTGACTTCGGTGCCTTCGTTGCTATCGGCGGCGGTAAAGAAGGTCTGGTTCACATTTCACAAATCGCTGATAAGCGCGTTGAGAAAGTGACTGACTACCTGCAGATGGGTCAGGAAGTGCCGGTTAAGGTGATGGAAGTTGATCGCCAGGGCCGCGTACGTCTGAGCATCAAAGAAGCGACAGAATCTAAGCCGCAGACTGAAGAAGCTGCAGCGGTGACTACGCCTGACGCTGAATAA
- the secG gene encoding preprotein translocase subunit SecG: protein MYEALLVVFLIVAIALVGMIMLQQGKGADMGASFGAGASGTVFGSSGSGNFMTRTTGILAALFFIISLVLGNLNSNKTSKGSEWENLSAPAQSSQQTEKPAQPVTPGSDIPK from the coding sequence ATGTACGAAGCTCTTTTAGTTGTTTTCCTTATTGTAGCTATCGCCCTCGTGGGTATGATCATGCTGCAGCAAGGCAAAGGCGCTGATATGGGAGCCTCATTCGGTGCAGGCGCATCCGGTACGGTGTTTGGTTCTTCGGGTTCAGGTAATTTCATGACCCGTACGACTGGCATCTTAGCGGCACTGTTCTTCATCATCAGCCTGGTTCTGGGTAATCTGAACAGCAATAAAACCTCAAAAGGAAGCGAGTGGGAAAATCTTTCTGCGCCGGCGCAGTCTTCTCAACAGACTGAAAAGCCAGCTCAACCGGTTACACCGGGCAGCGATATTCCTAAGTAA
- the nlpI gene encoding lipoprotein NlpI has translation MKPFLRWCFVATALTLAGCSNSNWRKNEVLAVPLQPTLQQEVILARMEQILASRALTDDERAQLLYERGVLYDSLGLRALARNDFSQALSIRPDMPEVFNYLGIYLTQAGNFDAAYEAFDSVLELDPTYNYAHLNRGIALYYGGRYKLAQDDLLAFYQDDPNDPFRSLWLYLVEREMDVDKAKVALQQRHDKAVRDQWGWNIVEFYLGDINEKTLMESLKADATDNTSLAEHLSETNFYLGKYYLSLGEKDDAKALFKLAVANNVNNFVEHRYALLELAQLGQAQDDLSESDQQ, from the coding sequence ATGAAGCCTTTTCTGCGCTGGTGTTTTGTTGCGACAGCTTTGACGCTGGCAGGATGCAGCAACTCCAATTGGCGTAAGAACGAAGTTCTTGCAGTGCCTTTACAGCCCACACTGCAGCAGGAAGTGATACTGGCGCGCATGGAACAAATTCTTGCCAGTCGCGCTCTCACCGATGATGAACGCGCACAGCTGTTATATGAGCGCGGAGTGTTGTATGATAGTTTAGGTCTGCGGGCATTAGCGCGGAACGATTTTTCGCAAGCGCTGTCTATAAGACCAGATATGCCCGAAGTGTTTAACTACTTAGGCATATATTTAACGCAGGCGGGCAACTTTGATGCCGCCTATGAAGCGTTTGATTCTGTACTTGAGCTTGATCCAACTTACAACTATGCGCATTTAAACCGTGGTATCGCCCTCTATTACGGCGGTCGATACAAGTTAGCGCAAGATGATCTGCTGGCGTTTTATCAAGACGATCCTAACGATCCTTTCCGCAGTCTGTGGCTCTATCTCGTTGAACGTGAGATGGATGTCGACAAGGCAAAAGTCGCGCTTCAACAGCGTCACGACAAAGCGGTCAGAGACCAATGGGGATGGAATATTGTCGAGTTCTACCTTGGAGATATCAACGAGAAAACGTTGATGGAAAGTCTCAAGGCGGACGCAACGGATAACACCTCGCTCGCTGAACATCTCAGTGAAACCAACTTCTATTTAGGTAAGTACTACCTAAGTCTGGGGGAGAAGGACGACGCGAAAGCGTTGTTCAAACTGGCGGTGGCCAACAACGTTAACAACTTTGTTGAACACCGATACGCATTGTTGGAACTGGCGCAACTCGGCCAGGCACAAGACGATTTATCAGAATCTGACCAGCAATAG
- the nusA gene encoding transcription termination factor NusA, translating to MNKEILAVVEAVSNEKALPREKIFEALESALATATKKKYEQEIEVRVSIDRRSGDFDTFRRWEIVEEVTQPTREITLDAARFEDEAFNLGEYVEDQIESVTFDRITTQTAKQVIVQKVREAERAMVVDQFREQEGEIITGVVKKVNRDNISLDLGSNAEAVILREDMLPRENFRPGDRIRGVLYSVRPEARGAQLFVTRSKPEMLIELFRIEVPEIGEELIEIKAAARDPGSRAKIAVKTNDKRIDPVGACVGMRGARVQAVSSELGGERIDIVLWDDNPAQFVINAMAPADVASIVVDEDNHTMDIAVEAGNLAQAIGRNGQNVRLASQLSGWELNVMTVDDLQAKHQAEAHAAIDMFTKHLDIDEEFATVLVEEGFSSLEELAYVPINELLEVDGLDEETIEALRERAKNALTTLALAKEESLGNQEPAADLLNLEGLDRALAFRLASKGVCTLEDLAEQGVDDLTDIEGMSDEQAGALIMAARNICWFGDDA from the coding sequence ATGAACAAAGAGATCTTAGCTGTTGTAGAAGCCGTTTCTAACGAAAAAGCCCTGCCGCGTGAGAAAATCTTCGAAGCGCTGGAGAGCGCGCTGGCGACTGCGACCAAGAAAAAGTACGAGCAGGAAATTGAAGTACGCGTCAGCATTGATCGCCGCAGTGGCGATTTCGATACTTTCCGCCGCTGGGAAATCGTAGAAGAGGTGACACAGCCGACGCGCGAGATCACGCTGGATGCGGCCCGCTTCGAAGATGAAGCATTCAATCTGGGCGAATATGTCGAAGATCAGATTGAATCGGTCACCTTTGACCGTATCACTACCCAGACCGCTAAGCAGGTTATCGTGCAAAAAGTGCGCGAAGCTGAGCGCGCGATGGTGGTTGATCAGTTCCGTGAGCAGGAAGGCGAAATCATCACCGGTGTGGTGAAGAAAGTTAACCGCGACAACATTTCCCTCGACTTAGGCAGCAATGCCGAAGCGGTCATTCTGCGCGAAGATATGCTGCCGCGTGAAAACTTCCGTCCAGGCGACCGTATTCGTGGCGTACTCTACTCGGTACGTCCGGAAGCGCGTGGCGCGCAGCTGTTCGTGACGCGTTCCAAACCGGAAATGCTGATTGAACTGTTCCGCATTGAGGTGCCAGAAATTGGCGAAGAACTGATTGAAATTAAAGCTGCTGCCCGTGATCCGGGTTCTCGCGCTAAAATTGCAGTCAAAACTAACGACAAACGTATCGATCCGGTGGGTGCCTGTGTGGGCATGCGCGGCGCGCGTGTTCAGGCTGTTTCCAGTGAACTGGGCGGCGAGCGTATCGATATCGTGCTGTGGGACGATAACCCGGCGCAGTTTGTTATTAACGCCATGGCTCCGGCCGATGTGGCGTCAATCGTGGTTGATGAAGATAATCACACCATGGATATCGCCGTAGAAGCTGGCAATCTGGCTCAGGCGATCGGCCGTAACGGCCAAAACGTGCGTCTCGCTTCGCAGCTGAGTGGCTGGGAGCTGAACGTGATGACCGTCGATGATCTGCAGGCTAAGCATCAGGCTGAAGCGCATGCAGCGATCGATATGTTCACTAAACATCTCGACATCGACGAAGAGTTCGCCACCGTACTGGTGGAAGAGGGCTTCTCCTCGCTGGAAGAGCTGGCATACGTGCCAATCAACGAGCTGCTGGAAGTCGACGGCCTCGACGAAGAGACCATTGAAGCCCTGCGTGAACGAGCAAAAAATGCGTTAACCACCCTGGCACTGGCGAAAGAAGAGAGTCTTGGAAATCAGGAGCCCGCAGCGGATCTTCTGAATCTTGAAGGCCTCGATCGTGCGCTGGCGTTCCGCCTGGCGTCAAAAGGCGTTTGCACGCTGGAAGATCTCGCTGAGCAAGGTGTTGACGATCTGACGGATATTGAAGGCATGTCTGATGAACAGGCCGGCGCGCTGATTATGGCCGCACGTAATATCTGCTGGTTCGGCGATGACGCGTAA
- the rimP gene encoding ribosome maturation factor RimP, protein MSTLEQKLTELVSAPVEALGYELVGIEFVRSRTSILRIYIDSEDGINVDDCADVSHQVSAVMDVEDPITVPYNLEVSSPGLDRPLFTAEHYTRFMGEEVSLVLRMAVQNRRKWQGTIKSVDGEMITVHVEGSDEVFALSNIQKANLVPHF, encoded by the coding sequence TTGTCCACATTAGAGCAAAAATTGACAGAGTTGGTATCGGCTCCCGTAGAAGCGCTGGGTTACGAACTGGTTGGAATTGAATTCGTTCGTAGTCGCACATCTATCCTGCGCATCTATATTGATAGTGAAGATGGCATCAATGTCGATGATTGCGCCGATGTCAGCCACCAGGTAAGTGCGGTAATGGATGTTGAAGATCCGATTACGGTACCTTACAACCTTGAAGTCTCTTCACCGGGACTCGATCGTCCTCTGTTCACCGCAGAACACTACACCCGTTTTATGGGTGAAGAAGTGAGTCTGGTGTTGCGTATGGCCGTTCAGAACCGCCGTAAATGGCAGGGAACCATCAAGTCAGTTGATGGCGAGATGATCACGGTGCACGTTGAGGGTAGCGATGAAGTGTTCGCGCTGAGTAATATTCAGAAAGCGAACCTGGTCCCCCACTTTTAA
- the rpsO gene encoding 30S ribosomal protein S15 — protein sequence MSLSVEAKAEIVAKYGRGANDSGSTEVQVALLTAQITHLQGHFSEHKKDHHSRRGLLRMVSQRRKLLDYLKRKDVARYSSLIESLGLRR from the coding sequence ATGTCTCTAAGCGTAGAAGCTAAAGCAGAGATCGTCGCTAAATATGGCCGTGGTGCTAACGACAGCGGTTCAACTGAAGTTCAGGTTGCCCTGTTGACCGCGCAGATTACCCATCTGCAGGGTCACTTCTCTGAGCACAAAAAAGACCACCACAGCCGCCGCGGTCTGCTGCGCATGGTATCTCAGCGTCGTAAGCTGCTGGACTACCTGAAGCGTAAAGACGTTGCACGCTACAGCAGCCTGATCGAAAGTCTCGGTCTGCGTCGCTAA
- the rbfA gene encoding 30S ribosome-binding factor RbfA — MAKEFGRPQRVSQELQKEIAMILQREIKDPRLGMMVTVSGVEVSRDLAYAKVFVTFLNDKDEDAIKHGLKALKEASGYIRILLGKAMRLRIVPELTFFYDNSLVEGMRMSNLVTSVVKNDAERRGPDATGDDEEA; from the coding sequence ATGGCGAAAGAATTTGGTCGCCCGCAGCGCGTGTCACAAGAGCTGCAAAAAGAGATTGCGATGATCCTGCAGCGTGAGATTAAAGATCCGCGCCTTGGCATGATGGTCACCGTATCCGGCGTTGAAGTGTCACGCGATCTTGCTTACGCAAAAGTGTTCGTGACGTTCCTCAACGACAAAGATGAAGATGCGATTAAGCATGGCCTGAAAGCGCTGAAAGAAGCCTCAGGTTACATTCGCATTCTGCTCGGCAAAGCGATGCGCCTGCGTATCGTGCCTGAGCTGACGTTCTTCTACGACAACTCGTTAGTCGAAGGGATGCGCATGTCTAACCTCGTCACCAGCGTCGTGAAGAACGATGCAGAGCGCCGTGGTCCGGATGCCACCGGCGATGACGAGGAGGCGTAA
- the truB gene encoding tRNA pseudouridine(55) synthase TruB, whose product MSRPRRRGRDVHGVLLLDKPQGVSSNDVLQKVKRIFNANRAGHTGALDPLATGMLPICLGEATKFSQYLLDSDKRYRVIARLGERTDTSDADGNIVQTRPVSFSQADLDSALESFRGDTLQVPSMFSALKHQGRPLYEYARQGIVIEREPRPITVYELQFIRWQDNELELEIHCSKGTYIRTIIDDLGEKLGCGAHVIMLRRVQVARYPYERMVTLEQLNTLLAEATEAGIPLETQLDPLLLPMDSPASDFPEVNIPPAVADFFRQGQPVQASNAPAHGLVRVSEGEARKFIGMAEIADDGRLAPRRLVVEYQD is encoded by the coding sequence ATGAGTCGTCCGCGTCGTCGCGGTCGCGACGTCCATGGCGTGTTGTTGCTGGATAAGCCACAAGGCGTTTCGTCGAATGATGTCCTGCAGAAAGTGAAGCGTATCTTCAACGCCAATCGCGCAGGCCATACCGGCGCGCTTGATCCACTGGCCACCGGCATGTTGCCAATCTGCCTGGGTGAAGCGACCAAGTTTTCGCAGTATCTGCTCGATTCCGACAAACGCTACCGTGTGATTGCCCGACTGGGCGAGCGCACTGACACGTCAGACGCCGATGGCAACATCGTGCAGACGCGTCCGGTCAGCTTCAGTCAGGCCGATCTGGATAGCGCCCTTGAGAGCTTCCGCGGCGACACGCTGCAGGTGCCATCGATGTTTTCAGCGCTGAAGCATCAGGGTCGTCCGCTGTATGAATATGCGCGACAGGGCATTGTGATTGAGCGTGAACCGCGCCCGATCACGGTCTATGAGCTGCAGTTTATTCGCTGGCAGGATAATGAGCTGGAGCTGGAAATTCACTGCTCCAAAGGCACCTATATCCGTACCATCATCGATGATCTGGGCGAAAAGCTGGGATGTGGTGCGCATGTCATCATGCTGCGACGTGTACAGGTTGCGCGTTATCCGTATGAACGGATGGTGACGCTGGAACAGCTCAATACCCTGCTGGCGGAAGCCACAGAAGCAGGCATCCCACTGGAAACGCAGCTCGATCCGCTGTTGTTGCCGATGGACAGTCCCGCTTCTGATTTCCCTGAAGTAAATATCCCGCCCGCCGTGGCAGATTTTTTCCGCCAGGGACAGCCGGTGCAGGCCAGCAATGCGCCTGCGCACGGGCTGGTCAGGGTATCGGAAGGCGAAGCACGTAAATTTATCGGTATGGCAGAAATTGCCGATGATGGCCGTCTTGCGCCACGTCGTTTAGTGGTTGAGTATCAGGATTAA
- the infB gene encoding translation initiation factor IF-2, whose translation MTDVTVKSLAAEIQTPVDRLVQQFADAGIPKSENDAVTQQEKETLLSHLNREHGQVGSAKLTLQRKTRSTLNIPGTGGKSKSVQIEVRKKRTYVKGDAESEQAQAEAEAQAQREAEEQAQREAEEKARREAEQKAQREAEDKARREAADKAKRAAAENDKVTNQPTDEVTRAAQSDKARREAEAAELKRKAEEEARRKLEEAARLVAEEARRLAEEKSAEWEKPEEEDKGDYHVTTSTHARQAEDENDRQVEAGRARARTTAKAARPAKKGNKHSEAKTDREEARAQVRGGKGGKHRKPSALQQGFNKPAQAVNRDVVIGETITVAELANKMAVKGSLVIKAMMKMGAMATINQVIDQETAQLVAEEMGHKVTLRRENELEEAVMDDRDTDAAQESRAPVVTIMGHVDHGKTSLLDYIRSTKIASGEAGGITQHIGAYHVETDNGMVTFLDTPGHAAFTAMRARGAQATDIVILVVAADDGVMPQTVEAIQHAKAAKVPVVVAVNKCDKPEADPDRVKNELTQYGIIPEEWGGENMFVNVSAKAGTGIDDLLNAILLQAEVLELTAIREGMASGVVIESFLDKGRGPVATVLVREGTLNKGDIVLCGFEYGRVRAMRDELGREVLEAGPSIPVEILGLSGVPAAGDEATVVRDEKKAREVALYRQGKFREVKLARQQKSKLENMFANMTEGEVSELNIVLKADVQGSVEAISDSLQKLSTDEVKVKIVGSGVGGITETDATLAAASNAILLGFNVRADASARRVIDAESLDLRYYSVIYNLIDEVKAAMSGMLAPEYKQQIIGLAAVRDVFKSPKFGAIAGCMVTEGNIKRHNPIRVLRDNVVIYEGELESLRRFKDDVNEVRNGMECGIGVKNYNDVRVGDMIEVFEIIEIKRTIE comes from the coding sequence ATGACAGATGTAACCGTAAAATCGCTGGCCGCAGAAATTCAGACTCCGGTCGATCGCCTGGTACAGCAATTTGCTGATGCGGGGATCCCTAAGTCTGAAAATGACGCGGTGACCCAGCAAGAGAAAGAAACCTTACTATCTCATCTGAACCGTGAACACGGTCAGGTCGGTTCAGCTAAGCTGACGCTGCAGCGTAAAACGCGCAGCACCTTGAATATTCCAGGCACCGGGGGTAAAAGTAAGTCGGTGCAAATTGAAGTCCGCAAAAAGCGTACCTATGTGAAAGGTGATGCAGAGTCTGAGCAAGCTCAGGCAGAAGCTGAAGCCCAGGCGCAGCGTGAAGCGGAAGAGCAGGCGCAACGCGAGGCTGAAGAAAAAGCCCGTCGCGAAGCTGAACAGAAAGCGCAACGTGAAGCCGAAGATAAAGCAAGGCGCGAAGCCGCTGATAAGGCCAAACGTGCAGCAGCGGAAAATGACAAAGTGACAAATCAACCTACCGACGAAGTGACCAGGGCTGCGCAATCAGACAAAGCCCGTCGCGAAGCTGAAGCTGCTGAACTGAAGCGTAAAGCTGAAGAAGAAGCCCGCCGTAAGCTTGAAGAGGCTGCCCGCCTCGTAGCCGAAGAAGCCCGCCGTCTGGCTGAAGAGAAATCAGCTGAATGGGAAAAACCGGAAGAAGAGGATAAAGGCGACTATCACGTCACCACTTCGACCCACGCCCGTCAGGCAGAAGACGAAAACGACCGTCAGGTTGAAGCAGGCCGTGCGCGTGCACGTACGACTGCTAAAGCTGCGCGTCCGGCGAAAAAAGGCAACAAACATTCCGAAGCCAAAACTGACCGTGAAGAAGCGCGTGCGCAGGTTCGTGGCGGTAAAGGCGGTAAGCATCGCAAACCTAGCGCACTGCAGCAGGGCTTCAACAAGCCAGCGCAGGCCGTTAACCGCGATGTTGTGATTGGCGAAACCATCACCGTAGCCGAACTGGCGAACAAAATGGCGGTGAAAGGTTCTCTGGTCATCAAAGCGATGATGAAGATGGGCGCCATGGCGACTATCAACCAGGTCATCGATCAGGAAACTGCACAGCTCGTAGCCGAAGAGATGGGCCACAAAGTGACCCTGCGTCGTGAGAACGAGCTGGAAGAAGCGGTAATGGACGATCGTGATACCGATGCGGCACAGGAATCTCGTGCGCCGGTTGTGACCATCATGGGCCACGTCGACCACGGTAAAACCTCTCTGCTGGACTATATCCGCTCCACTAAAATCGCCTCTGGTGAAGCGGGCGGTATTACACAGCACATCGGTGCTTACCACGTTGAAACCGACAACGGTATGGTCACCTTCCTGGATACCCCGGGCCACGCCGCGTTTACCGCGATGCGTGCACGTGGTGCGCAGGCGACCGATATCGTTATCCTGGTCGTTGCCGCAGACGATGGCGTGATGCCACAGACTGTCGAAGCTATTCAGCACGCCAAAGCCGCTAAAGTGCCGGTTGTGGTTGCCGTGAACAAGTGCGATAAGCCAGAAGCGGATCCGGATCGTGTTAAAAACGAACTGACTCAGTACGGAATTATTCCGGAAGAGTGGGGCGGCGAAAACATGTTCGTGAATGTCTCTGCGAAAGCGGGTACCGGCATTGATGACCTGTTAAACGCTATCCTGCTGCAGGCGGAAGTGCTGGAACTGACGGCTATCCGTGAAGGTATGGCGAGTGGCGTAGTGATTGAATCGTTCCTCGACAAAGGTCGTGGTCCGGTTGCTACCGTGCTGGTTCGTGAAGGTACGCTCAACAAGGGCGACATCGTTCTTTGTGGTTTCGAATATGGCCGTGTTCGTGCAATGCGTGACGAACTGGGTCGCGAAGTTCTGGAAGCGGGTCCTTCTATCCCGGTTGAGATTCTGGGTCTGTCCGGCGTGCCGGCTGCAGGTGATGAAGCGACCGTGGTACGTGACGAGAAGAAAGCACGTGAAGTTGCGCTCTATCGTCAGGGCAAATTCCGCGAAGTTAAACTGGCTCGCCAGCAGAAATCTAAGCTCGAGAACATGTTTGCTAACATGACCGAAGGCGAAGTGTCTGAACTGAATATTGTTCTGAAAGCTGACGTTCAGGGTTCTGTGGAAGCCATCTCTGATTCCCTGCAGAAACTCTCCACCGACGAAGTGAAGGTGAAGATTGTGGGTTCAGGCGTAGGCGGGATTACCGAAACCGATGCAACCCTGGCGGCTGCTTCTAACGCCATCCTCCTTGGCTTCAACGTTCGTGCCGATGCCTCTGCGCGTCGCGTTATTGACGCAGAAAGCCTGGATCTGCGCTACTACTCTGTCATCTATAACCTGATTGACGAAGTTAAAGCAGCGATGAGCGGCATGCTGGCACCAGAGTACAAACAGCAGATCATTGGTCTGGCTGCAGTGCGCGACGTGTTCAAATCACCTAAGTTTGGCGCGATTGCCGGTTGTATGGTGACGGAAGGTAACATCAAACGTCACAATCCAATCCGTGTCCTGCGTGACAACGTGGTGATTTACGAAGGCGAGCTGGAATCTCTGCGTCGCTTTAAAGATGACGTCAACGAAGTGCGTAACGGCATGGAGTGCGGTATCGGCGTGAAGAACTACAACGACGTTCGCGTTGGCGATATGATCGAAGTGTTTGAAATCATCGAAATTAAACGCACCATCGAGTAA